The Arachis hypogaea cultivar Tifrunner chromosome 14, arahy.Tifrunner.gnm2.J5K5, whole genome shotgun sequence genome has a segment encoding these proteins:
- the LOC112741111 gene encoding uncharacterized protein: MGTEVLRPQDCLIQRIRGPPSPAVFSRRRNFNYYNYYPNNNTTNNSSYNNNFQAISTGRSTRKPVIRPERSEQKKRVERRPPSSDDSRVPPARGNGTVKILRRGESLDSNIRSEALRKEGGDLVVVGTQRLGPDPNMVPRRIRIADLAADVYAGSAFSVSPSPSALPLPSFGKKQLQRPSPAVAVAVDDSATRDLRRLLRLE, encoded by the coding sequence ATGGGTACGGAGGTTTTGCGGCCACAGGACTGCCTCATCCAAAGGATCCGAGGTCCGCCGTCGCCTGCGGTGTTTTCACGGCGGAGGAACttcaattattataattattatcctAATAACAACACCACCAACAATAGTAGCTATAACAATAATTTTCAGGCTATTAGCACAGGCAGATCTACCAGGAAACCGGTGATCCGACCCGAGAGATCTGAACAGAAGAAACGGGTCGAGAGAAGGCCACCTAGCTCCGATGATTCCAGGGTGCCGCCGGCGAGGGGAAACGGTACTGTTAAGATCCTCCGTCGCGGCGAGTCGCTCGATTCGAATATTCGGAGCGAGGCGCTTAGGAAGGAAGGTGGAGATTTGGTCGTCGTTGGGACCCAGAGGCTTGGACCCGACCCGAACATGGTTCCGAGGCGGATCCGGATCGCCGATCTGGCTGCCGATGTTTACGCCGGATCGGCGTTCTCCGTGTCACCGTCTCCGAGCGCACTTCCTTTGCCATCGTTCGGGAAGAAGCAGCTGCAGCGGCCGTCGCCGGCGGTTGCGGTGGCCGTCGATGACTCCGCCACGAGGGATCTGAGGCGCCTTCTCCGGCTCGAATGA